DNA sequence from the Acidobacteriota bacterium genome:
GTAGCTGTAGAGCGCGTCCCACTGGTCGAGCAGGGGGCGGATGGCCGAATCCGGCTCCTCGATCTTTCGGTAGTGGACGGCATTCTCGAGATAGCCCTCCTGCAGGTTGACCAGCACGTACTTGCCGTCCTCGGAGACCGAGGCATAGGGGTTGCGGCGGGGGTGCTCGGGCTGGCTGAAGACGAGTCGGTCCTCACTCTGGTCCGTGCCCAGGGCGTGGAAGTACGCCGACACCGCCTTGGCGCCGTCACCCCTCGTCGGGTCGTCCTCGCGTGGGGGATAACGACTGTAGAAGAACCCGGAGTTGTCCGGCATCCACGACACCCCTGTGAACTTCGTAAAGTCGATCAGGTCGCCCGTGTCTTCGCCGCTCTCGACGTCGCGGACCTTCCATTTCCGCCAGTCCGAGCCGCCGTCCGACTGCGCGTACGCGACGTAGCGGCCGTCCCGGCTGGGCGCGAACCCGGCCAGCGCCACTGTGCCGTCCTGGCTCCACGTGTTCGGGTCGAGCAGCACGCGGCCCGGCGGCTCGTCGCCTTCCGGGTCCATCGACTCGGCCACGTAGACCACGCTCTGGTCCTGGAGTCCGTCGTTACGGTTGTAGAAGTAGCGCTTGCCCCACTTGCCGGGCGTGCTCCAGCGCTCGTAGTTCCAGATCTCGCTCAGCCGCTCCTCGATCGCTTCGCGGCCGGGGAGCGTCGCCAGAAAGGGCCCGGCGACGGCGTTCTGCGCCGCCACCCAGGCCGCCGTCTCCTCGCCGTCGAGGTCCTCGAGCCAGCGGTACGGATCCGCGACCTGGACGCCGAAATAGTCGTCGACCTGGTCGACCGTCCGGGTCTCCGGGTACTCGACGGTCCCGGAGTCGGAGGGTTCGGTGGAACAGGCCAAGAGGGTCAGGACAAGAGCCGGCAGAAGCCGGCAAAGAGTCGGTTTCATGATGGGGCGGGATTATAGGCGCGCCGTTGGCCCGCGCCGCCCATGACGAGCACGACGTTCAGAGCCCCAGCGCCTCGCGGCACCAGACGCTGACCGCGTCCGCCACTTCTCGGTCGACGTCCTCCTGCCGGCGCCCTGACCGCTTCAGCACGTGCAGGCTGTGGTCGCCGCCCTCGACGAAGTGGAGAGTCGCGCGGGAGCCGAGACGGTCGCAGACACCGGTCAGCAGTTCGGGGTCGGCGAGCCGATCCCTGGTGCCGTTCAGGAAGAGCATCGGTTTCTCGACCTGGCTCAGGTGGTCCGCGCGTGACGTTCCGGGCTTGCCCGGCGGGTGCAGGGGGAAGGCGTGGAACACGAAGCCGGCGACGTCGAGGGCGTCGGCCGCATCGGCGCCTGAGGCCATGCGCCCGCCCATCGAGCGTCCGCCCGCGAGGAGCGGCAGTTCGGGGCGCACGGTCCTGGCCTGGGCCACCGCCGCCCGAACGGTTCGCTGCAACACAGGCCGCGGGTTCGGGGGGCGGCGACCCGTTTCACGGTAGGGAAACCGAAATCGGAGCGTGGCGATTCCTAGCCCGGCCACGCCGCGGACGAAGGTCTCCATCGTCTCGTGACGCATGCCCGCGCCGGCACCGTGGGCGAAGACGAGGAGGCAGCGTGGCTCTTCGGGTTCGAGTAGGAGAGCGCTGACCCGCTGGCCGTCACTGACAGCGATGCTGGTTTCGCTGGCCCGCGTCACAGCCCGAACATCTCCGCCGCCCGGTCGGCCAGGGTGTCGCCGATCGCCAGCGACGCCGTCGCGCCGGGTGACGGGGCGTTCAGCACGTGGAGCATCCGCGGACTCGTTTCGATCGCGAAGTCGTCGACCAGGTTGCCCTTGCGGTCCAGGGCCTGGGC
Encoded proteins:
- a CDS encoding alpha/beta hydrolase, encoding MTRASETSIAVSDGQRVSALLLEPEEPRCLLVFAHGAGAGMRHETMETFVRGVAGLGIATLRFRFPYRETGRRPPNPRPVLQRTVRAAVAQARTVRPELPLLAGGRSMGGRMASGADAADALDVAGFVFHAFPLHPPGKPGTSRADHLSQVEKPMLFLNGTRDRLADPELLTGVCDRLGSRATLHFVEGGDHSLHVLKRSGRRQEDVDREVADAVSVWCREALGL